The following proteins come from a genomic window of Nicotiana tomentosiformis chromosome 12, ASM39032v3, whole genome shotgun sequence:
- the LOC104108936 gene encoding mitochondrial import inner membrane translocase subunit PAM16 like 2-like, with product MAAKILANLIVMGSTILARSFVQAYRQALAKASKNGVAQEAVQNIKRASKTMTETEARQILGVTENSSWEEIVQRYENLFERNAKNGSFYLQSKVHRAKECLEAIHQPKEPEEK from the exons ATG GCTGCAAAAATCCTTGCTAATTTGATTGTCATGGGTTCTACAATATTGGCAAGGTCCTTTGTTCAAGCATATCGTCAGGCACTGGCTA AAGCCTCTAAAAACGGGGTTGCTCAAGAAGCAGTGCAGAATATCAAAAGAGCTAGTAAAACCATGACCGAAACAGAAGCAAGGCAGATTCTCGGTGTCACTGAGAATTCATCATGGGAAGAAATCGTGCAG AGATATGAAAACTTGTTTGAGCGAAATGCTAAAAACGGGAGCTTTTACCTTCAGTCAAAGGTTCATAGAGCCAAAGAGTGTTTGGAAGCAATTCACCAACCTAAAGAACCAGAGGAAAAATAA